In Nymphaea colorata isolate Beijing-Zhang1983 chromosome 3, ASM883128v2, whole genome shotgun sequence, a genomic segment contains:
- the LOC116250882 gene encoding AP2-like ethylene-responsive transcription factor AIL5, with translation MSSSHNWLGFSLSPLEMVEPSRTIQPPSQTPQLCLLEAFTNNGWSCSEEQQATSDGGGGGDFAMMGAAPKLEDFLGGASLGRFPGGSSPAPEFQGAQPYDADLKPMAVSAGGLEHFPAEPQQQHRLGSSGHLDGDGGALPVESVSKKSVDTFGQRTSIYRGVTRHRWTGRYEAHLWDNSSRREGQTRKGRQVYLGGYDKEEKAARAYDLAALKYWGPTTTTNFPVSNYEKELEEMKNMTRQEFVASLRRKSSGFSRGASIYRGVTRHHQHGRWQARIGRVAGNKDLYLGTFSTQEEAAEAYDIAAIKFRGLNAVTNFDMSRYDVKSIANSNLPIGGISNRNCKSSDSSSDKSIEGKAMDDHESQASIPFAVTVKPENEWPYSSYHNTTQSPNAPAFLNHSQVEAHAAMNFPSSSGFQQNNNGYLNHGMLMQNPSSPADSMTLSTDPLAAAAARNLYHMYQQPSGYMRTSGYENSAGYTNWVAAPVQSFQDSRPNLGVLQTPIFSME, from the exons atgagTTCTTCTCACAATTGGTTGggtttctctctttcccctctGGAGATGGTGGAACCTTCTAGAACCATCCAGCCGCCCTCCCAAACCCCACAGCTCTGCCTCCTTGAAGCCTTCACCAACAACG GTTGGTCTTGCTCAGAAGAGCAGCAGGCGACGAGCGACGGGGGCGGTGGCGGAGATTTCGCCATGATGGGGGCGGCGCCCAAGCTGGAGGACTTCCTCGGCGGAGCCTCGCTGGGGAGGTTCCCCGGAGGCTCGTCGCCGGCGCCGGAGTTCCAGGGTGCCCAGCCCTACGACGCGGATCTGAAACCTATGGCCGTTTCCGCCGGTGGACTGGAGCACTTCCCCGCCGAGCCACAACAGCAGCATCGCCTCGGGAGCAGCGGCCACCTGGACGGCGACGGTGGAGCTTTGCCGGTTGAGTCGGTGTCCAAGAAGTCCGTCGATACTTTTGGTCAGAGGACCTCCATCTATAGAGGGGTAACAAG ACATAGATGGACTGGACGATATGAAGCTCATTTATGGGATAATAGTTCCAGAAGAGAAGGGCAAActagaaaaggaagacaag TTTATTTGG GTGGGTATGATAAAGAGGAAAAGGCAGCACGAGCGTATGATCTTGCCGCTCTGAAGTATTGGGGTCCGACTACCACGACTAACTTTCCG GTATCTAACTATGAGAAAGAGCTAGAGGAGATGAAGAATATGACTAGACAAGAGTTTGTTGCATCTCTTAGAAG GAAAAGTAGTGGGTTCTCTAGGGGGGCTTCCATCTACAGGGGGGTCACAAG ACACCACCAACATGGAAGATGGCAGGCGAGAATAGGAAGGGTAGCGGGAAATAAAGACCTCTATTTAGGAACTTTCA GTACCCAAGAAGAAGCAGCTGAGGCATACGACATTGCAGCTATTAAGTTCAGAGGTCTGAATGCTGTAACAAATTTCGACATGAGCAGATATGACGTGAAAAGCATAGCCAACAGTAATCTACCCATTGGGGGAATCTCTAACAGGAACTGTAAGAGCTCAGACTCGTCTTCGGATAAGAGCATTGAAGGGAAAGCCATGGATGACCACGAATCACAAGCAAGCATCCCCTTCGCTGTAACTGTCAAGCCAGAGAACGAATGGCCCTACTCCTCGTACCACAACACTACTCAGAGTCCTAATGCCCCTGCCTTCCTCAATCACTCACAGGTTGAAGCCCATGCGGCCATGAACTTCCCCTCGTCGTCTGGTTTCCAACAGAATAATAATGGCTACCTCAACCATGGGATGCTGATGCAGAATCCGTCATCGCCGGCCGATTCAATGACGCTTTCCACCGACCCTCTTGCGGCGGCAGCGGCACGAAACCTGTACCACATGTACCAGCAGCCATCAGGCTACATGAGGACAAGCGGCTATGAAAATTCTGCTGGTTACACTAATTGGGTTGCTGCTCCCGTGCAATCATTTCAAGATTCAAGGCCCAATCTCGGAGTTTTGCAGACACCCATCTTCAGTATGGAGTGA